From the Oryza glaberrima chromosome 5, OglaRS2, whole genome shotgun sequence genome, one window contains:
- the LOC127772702 gene encoding pentatricopeptide repeat-containing protein At4g01030, mitochondrial — protein MAKAQAQLVSLSFPPPAPPSARPRHAPPLLNAAALRTGVPPYSAGVLVSLLRDCADLHGDDTDHRVARRLAPQLHSLAVRTGLSRDPRVTCALVDLLARLGRGPSCARLLHEAAEDGAKDAVLWNKHVAMLAEAEEWDEAIAVFREMQARGVPADGYTCARVLHACGRAGALREGRAVHAYALKLALDAHPLVPGFLAGMYAENADVAAATRVLDAMGAGSVVPWNAVVACCARLGLVDDALELAARMSRSGPEPNVATWNTVLSGCSRHGRDREALGVVASMLKQGLRPDATTVSSLLKSVANTGLLRHGMEIHCFFLRNQLEPDVYTGTALVDMYAKCGRLDCAQKVFDALEHRNLTTWNSLVAGYANAGRFDIALELVELMKKNRLDPDITTWNGLITGYSMNGQSSQAVLLLRQIKAAGVTPNVVSWTSLISGSCHNGEYEDSFYFCHEMQKDGVQPSLVTMSVLLRACAGLALQKKGKELHCFALRRAYDCDMVVSTALIDMYSKGGSLVSAKVIFESIQQKNLVLCNAMLTGLAVHGQGREAIGLFHDMWNSGLKPDSITFTSLLTACRSMGLVTEGWEYFDSMETKYGVKPTTENYACMVDLLARCGYLDEAMDFIERSPIDPGASHWGALLTGCSIHGNLALAEVAARNLFRLEPYNSANYLLMMNLYEYERMYDEAESLKYAMKARGVDSRPGWSWIQIEQGIHVFEVDGKPHPETAEIYEELIRLVFQIKKAGYVPDTSCIAYNVQEEEKEKLLLGHTEKLAITYGLIRSDASRAPVRVMKNTRMCNDCHEVAKHISSLCDRQIILRDAVRFHHFVDGKCSCNDYW, from the coding sequence ATGGCGAAGGCGCAGGCGCAGCtcgtctccctctccttcccacCTCCCGCGCCACCCTCCGCCCGCccccgccacgcgccgccgctcctcaaTGCGGCGGCGCTGCGCACCGGCGTGCCGCCCTACTCCGCCGGCGTCCTCGTCTCCCTGCTCCGGGACTGCGCCGACCTCCACGGGGATGACACCGACCACCGCGTCGCGCGCCGCCTGGCCCCGCAGCTGCACTCGCTGGCGGTCAGGACCGGCCTCTCGCGGGACCCCCGGGTGACGTGCGCGCTCGTCGACCTCCTCGCGCGCCTCGGCCGGGGTCCCTCCTGCGCGCGCCTGCTccacgaggcggcggaggacggcgccaaGGACGCCGTGCTGTGGAACAAGCACGTCGCCATGCTGGCCGAGGCGGAGGAGTGGGACGAGGCGATCGCCGTCTTCAGGGAGATGCAGGCGCGCGGGGTGCCCGCCGACGGGTACACCTGCGCGCGGGTGCTCCACGCGTGCGGCCGCGCGGGGGCGCTCCGCGAGGGGAGGGCCGTCCACGCGTACGCCCTCAAGCTCGCCCTGGACGCGCACCCGCTCGTGCCCGGATTCCTCGCCGGCATGTACGCCGAGAACGCCGACGTTGCGGCGGCCACTAGGGTGCTCGACGCGATGGGGGCGGGCAGCGTCGTGCCGTGGAACGCGGTCGTCGCGTGCTGCGCGCGGCTCGGACTCGTGGACGACGCCCTGGAGCTCGCGGCGCGCATGTCCAGGTCGGGGCCGGAGCCCAACGTCGCGACGTGGAACACCGTGCTGTCCGGCTGCTCCCGGCACGGCCGCGACCGGGAAGCGCTCGGCGTTGTCGCCAGCATGCTGAAGCAAGGGCTGCGACCGGACGCCACCACCGTGTCGAGCCTCCTCAAATCAGTGGCCAACACGGGGCTGCTTCGCCATGGCATGGAAATCCACTGCTTCTTCCTGAGGAACCAGCTCGAGCCGGACGTCTACACGGGGACGGCTCTCGTCGACATGTACGCCAAGTGCGGCCGCCTCGATTGCGCCCAGAAGGTGTTCGACGCGCTGGAGCACAGGAACCTGACCACCTGGAACTCGCTGGTCGCAGGGTACGCCAACGCCGGGCGGTTCGACATAGCGCTGGAGCTCGTGGAATTGATGAAGAAGAACAGGCTTGATCCGGATATAACCACTTGGAATGGTCTGATCACTGGTTACTCCATGAACGGCCAGAGCTCGCAGGCGGTGCTGCTGCTCCGGCAGATCAAGGCAGCTGGTGTGACGCCCAATGTGGTCTCATGGACGTCATTGATCTCGGGTAGCTGCCACAATGGGGAGTATGAAGATTCATTCTACTTTTGTCATGAGATGCAGAAGGATGGTGTCCAGCCCAGCTTGGTTACCATGTCAGTGTTGCTCCGGGCTTGCGCTGGATTAGCTCTGCAAAAGAAGGGCAAGGAGCTGCATTGCTTCGCGCTGCGAAGAGCATATGACTGTGACATGGTTGTGAGCACAGCGTTAATTGACATGTACTCGAAGGGTGGAAGCTTGGTTAGTGCAAAAGTGATATTTGAAAGCATTCAGCAGAAGAATTTGGTGCTCTGCAATGCAATGCTAACTGGTCTGGCAGTCCATGGGCAAGGTCGCGAAGCAATAGGACTGTTCCATGATATGTGGAACTCAGGATTGAAGCCGGACTCCATAACCTTCACTTCACTTCTAACTGCCTGTAGATCGATGGGCTTGGTTACAGAAGGGTGGGAGTACTTCGACAGTATGGAGACTAAGTATGGTGTAAAGCCAACGACAGAGAATTATGCCTGCATGGTTGACCTCTTGGCAAGGTGTGGTTATCTTGATGAGGCAATGGATTTCATTGAGAGGTCACCGATTGATCCAGGAGCAAGCCACTGGGGGGCACTTCTCACAGGATGCTCAATACATGGGAATCTTGCTCTTGCAGAGGTGGCTGCGAGGAATTTGTTCAGACTGGAGCCTTACAATTCAGCCAACTATTTGTTGATGATGAATTTGTATGAGTATGAACGGATGTATGATGAAGCTGAGAGCCTGAAATATGCAATGAAAGCAAGAGGAGTGGATAGTAGACCTGGGTGGAGTTGGATACAGATTGAGCAAGGTATCCATGTCTTTGAGGTCGATGGGAAGCCGCATCCTGAAACTGCAGAGATATATGAAGAGCTTATTCGTCTGgtgtttcaaataaaaaaggCAGGATATGTGCCAGACACCAGCTGCATAGCGTATAATGTtcaggaagaagagaaagagaagctTCTCCTTGGCCATACTGAGAAGCTTGCTATCACTTATGGGCTGATCCGCTCAGATGCAAGTAGAGCGCCTGTCAGGGTGATGAAGAACACCAGGATGTGCAACGACTGCCATGAGGTGGCAAAGCATATCTCTTCTCTATGTGATCGACAAATTATTCTTCGTGATGCTGTTAGGTTTCACCATTTTGTGGATGGGAAATGTTCTTGCAATGATTACTGGTGA
- the LOC127772586 gene encoding RNA polymerase sigma factor sigE, chloroplastic/mitochondrial produces MASTVTTPSRPVSAGCHRRSPRRSAPVVLSLGGGPRRRTPSSTSCSALASPAKQGTAKLPPPQPTASRTAAADAERERERTDYNEVAAALESIYKLSPAVVEEKDADEEDEKSKQTKRKRKGRVGRSRNATVTVRSSRRRRRGQRMDLGKRVEMRRREEEEGGGGAGKVEDEERGFEEMLLREHAVSTDMGSLDWKRMKIPPVLTSAQSIRLFRIMQPMKAILEMKENLENEVQSEPNDAQLAEAMNMSVLQMRRHLEVGRAARNKLIKHNLRLVLYTINKYYPDMSNDERFDDICQAGANGLITAIDRFEPKRGFRISTYALFWIRHSIVRAITLSNFTRFPFAMESERQEIHRAREELAFELGRAPTEEEVMKKVGLSPARYRDVVRMTRPTYSLHARNRVTQEELINEVTDDDAIGVDTSSHNTLLRLAIDDLLDSLKPKESVVIRQRFGLDGRGKRTLSEIAGNLNISREMVRKYELKALMKLKHPTRVEYLRRYM; encoded by the exons ATGGCGTCCACTGTGACGACGCCGAGCCGGCCGGTATCCGCTGGGTGCCAccggcgctcgccgcggcggtcAGCGCCCGTCGTGCTCTCCCTCGGCGGCGgtccgcggcggcgcacgccgtCGTCCACCAGCTGCTCGGCGctcgcgtcgccggcgaagcAGGGCACGGCCAAGCTCcctccgccgcagccgacggcgtcgaggaccgcggcggccgacgcggagcgggagcgggagcggacGGACTACAACGAGGTGGCCGCCGCGCTGGAGAGCATCTACAAGCTGAGCCCCGCCGTGGTCGAGGAGaaggacgccgacgaggaggacgagaagAGCAAACAGACCAAGCGGAAGAGAAAAGGCAGAGTG GGGAGGAGCCGGAACGCGACGGTGACGGTGAGGagcagccggaggaggaggcggggacaGAGGATGGACCTGGGGAAGAGGgtggagatgaggaggagggaggaagaagagggcggcggcggcgccggcaaggtGGAAGACGAGGAGCGGGGGTTCGAGGAGATGCTGCTCCGGGAGCACGCCGTGTCCACCGACATGGGCAGCCTCGACTGGAAGCGGATGAAGATCCCTCCCGTGCTCACCTCCGCCCAGAGCATCCGCCTCTTCAGGATCATGCAGCCCATGAAG GCGATCTTGGAGATGAAGGAGAACCTGGAGAACGAAGTGCAGAGCGAGCCAAACGACGCACAGCTCGCCGAGGCCATGAACATGTCCGTTCTTCAGATGAGGCGCCATCTCGAGGTCGGCCGAGCTGCCAGGAACAAGCTCATCAAG CATAATCTCCGGCTGGTGCTGTACACGATCAACAAGTACTACCCGGACATGTCCAACGACGAGAGGTTCGACGACATCTGCCAGGCGGGCGCCAACGGCTTGATCACGGCGATCGACCGGTTCGAGCCCAAGCGCGGCTTCCGCATCTCCACCTACGCCCtcttctggatccgccactccATCGTCCGCGCCATCACCCTCTCCAACTTCACCCGCTTCCCCTTCGCCATGGAATCC GAGAGGCAGGAGATCCACAGGGCTCGGGAGGAGCTGGCGTTCGAGCTGGGGAGGGcgccgacggaggaggaggtgatgaaGAAGGTGGGGCTGTCTCCGGCGAGGTACCGCGACGTGGTGCGGATGACGAGGCCCACCTACTCCCTCCACGCGCGTAACAGGGTCACCCAGGAGGAGCTCATCAACGAggtcaccgacgacgacgccatcggCGTCGACACCAGCAGCCACAacaccctcctccgcctcgccatcGACGACCTC CTGGATTCGCTGAAGCCCAAGGAGAGCGTGGTGATCCGGCAGAGGTTCGGGCTGGACGGGAGGGGGAAGCGGACGCTGAGCGAGATCGCCGGAAACCTCAACATCTCGAGGGAGATGGTGCGCAAGTACGAGCTCAAGGCGCTCATGAAGCTCAAGCACCCCACGCGAGTGGAATACCTGCGCAGATACATGTGA
- the LOC127772704 gene encoding probable polygalacturonase: MVASLRLSLAAAAAAALAVAVALLLPPLAAAQGETTCPADVPRRGAWMSVASFGGVGDGRALNTAAFARAVARIERRRARGGALLYVPAGVWLTGPFNLTSHMTLFLARGAVIRATQDTSSWPLIDPLPSYGRGRELPGGRYMSLIHGDGLQDVFITGENGTIDGQGSVWWDMWRKRTLPFTRPHLLELISSTDVIISNVVFQDSPFWNIHPVYCSNVVITNVTVLAPHDSPNTDGIDPDSSSNVCIEDSYISTGDDLISIKSGWDEYGIAFGRPSSGITIRRITGSGPFAGFAVGSETSGGVENVHVEHLNFFGMGVGIHVKTNSGRGGFIRNITVSEVTLNGARYGLRIAGDVGGHPDASYDPSKLPVVDGVTIKNVWGQNIRQAGLVRGIRDSVFSRICLSNVKLYGGDSVGPWKCRAVSGGALDVQPSPCAELTSTSEMSFCTN, encoded by the exons ATGGTGGCGTCGCTGcgcctctccctcgccgcggcggcggcggcggcgctggcggtggcggtggcgctgctgTTGCCACCGCTGGCCGCGGCGCAGGGGGAGACGACGTGCCCGGCGGACgtgccgcggcgcggcgcgtggaTGTCCGTGGCGAGcttcggcggcgtcggcgacgggcgggcgcTCAACACGGCGGCGTTcgcgcgcgccgtggcgcgcatcgagcggcggcgcgcgcggggcggcgcgcTGCTGTACGTGCCGGCCGGGGTGTGGCTGACGGGGCCCTTCAACCTCACCTCCCACATGACGCTCTTCCTCGCCCGCGGCGCCGTCATCCGCGCCACACAG GACACGTCGAGCTGGCCGTTGATAGACCCGTTGCCATCGTACGGGAGAGGACGCGAGCTGCCAGGAGGAAGATACATGAGCTTGATCCATGGCGATGGCCTCCAGGATGTGTTCATTACAG GTGAGAATGGAACAATTGATGGGCAAGGCAGCGTGTGGTGGGATATGTGGAGGAAGCGAACACTGCCCTTCACAAGACCACATCTATTGGAGCTAATATCCTCCACTGATGTGATCATCTCCAATGTCGTCTTCCAGGATTCGCCATTTTGGAACATCCATCCGGTGTATTGCAG CAATGTAGTAATTACGAACGTAACCGTGTTGGCTCCACATGACTCCCCAAATACCGATGGAATTGATCCAG ATTCAAGCAGCAATGTCTGCATTGAGGATTCCTACATTTCGACAGGAGATGACTTGATCTCCATCAAGAGTGGCTGGGATGAGTATGGCATAGCCTTTGGGCGACCCAGCTCCGGCATCACGATCAGACGTATAACAGGATCAGGACCATTTGCAGGCTTTGCAGTGGGAAGTGAAACCTCCGGTGGTGTGGAGAATGTCCATGTAGAGCACCTGAATTTCTTCGGCATGGGTGTCGGAATCCATGTCAAGACCAACTCCGGAAGGGGAGGATTCATCCGAAACATCACGGTCTCAGAAGTGACCCTCAATGGAGCTCGATACGGTTTGCGAATCGCCGGAGATGTTGGAGGGCACCCTGATGCATCATATGATCCGAGCAAGCTTCCTGTCGTCGACGGCGTGACGATAAAAAATGTCTGGGGTCAGAACATCCGGCAAGCCGGGCTGGTAAGGGGGATCAGGGACTCGGTTTTCAGTCGGATTTGCCTCTCAAATGTTAAGCTCTATGGTGGTGATTCTGTTGGTCCATGGAAATGCCGAGCTGTCAGCGGTGGCGCTCTTGATGTGCAGCCATCGCCGTGCGCAGAGCTGACAAGTACATCTGAGATGAGCTTTTGTACAAATTAG
- the LOC127774898 gene encoding uncharacterized protein LOC127774898: MVKLATAREARMYGPALAVRRWEYINAGAYVFAALLLAVALAALSAGGGGGGGASRAALAVAAVALALVAAVNAHDLAAHLAGVDFRVGLVRYDAQLGLVELLVPALHVAGCVLAIVAMALLLSQGERETHAANTLLAAALVWLLGSILNSCQVYERADGRAQLLQSSVQVPMLLGSLLFLVGAVVNRRRRPEPPVLVGRSWAWTMCVLGSVLWLVAAVFNMGKVFVMHQSDAPRLEKLRGGAQERLSRDREGRVPLNWEEAARSRRVALPAELR; encoded by the exons ATGGTGAAGCTAGCCACCGCCAGGGAGGCGCGCATGTACGGTCCGGCGCTGGCCGTGCGGCGGTGGGAGTACATCAACGCCGGGGCGTACGTGTTCGCGGCGCTGCTCTTGGCCGTGGCGCTCGCGGCGCTGtccgcgggcggcgggggcgggggcggggccagcagggcggcgctcgccgtggccgccgtggcgctggcgctcgtcgccgccgtcaacgCGCACGACCTCGCGGCGCACCTCGCCGGCGTGGACTTCCGCGTGGGGCTGGTCAGGTACGACGCCCAGCTCGGCCTCGTGGAGCTCCTCGTGCCGGCGCTGCACGTGGCTGGGTGCGtcctcgccatcgtcgccatggCCTTGCTGCTCTCCCAG GGCGAGAGGGAGACGCACGCGGCGAACAcgctgctcgccgcggcgctggTGTGGCTGCTGGGGTCGATACTCAACTCGTGCCAGGTGTACGAGCGCGCCGACGGGCGGGCGCAGCTGCTGCAGTCGAGCGTGCAGGTGCCGATGCTTCTCGGGAGCCTGCTCTTCCTggtcggcgccgtcgtcaaCCGCCGACGACGCCCCGAGCCGCCGGTGCTAGTG GGGCGGAGCTGGGCGTGGACGATGTGCGTGTTGGGGAGCGTGCTGtggctggtggcggcggtgttCAACATGGGGAAGGTGTTCGTGATGCACCAGAGCGACGCGCCGCGGCTGGAGaagctgcgcggcggcgcgcaggaGCGGCTGAGCCGTGACCGGGAGGGACGCGTGCCGCTCAACTGGGAGGAGGCCGCTAGGAGCCGGAGGGTTGCGCTGCCCGCCGAGCTGCGCTGA